One segment of Rhipicephalus microplus isolate Deutch F79 unplaced genomic scaffold, USDA_Rmic scaffold_48, whole genome shotgun sequence DNA contains the following:
- the LOC119177259 gene encoding uncharacterized protein LOC119177259: protein MSDICAEQMASSSEPVGKPTPEERKKQVTAWLQEILEQDPEEILEENLEHDIDVSFKLMKHQVAAEKQAQEQVKVLKERAKFFKENAEKLEAGLRVGKIAPGQLPQKARELLKSHARAAVLLGVEDSRPESFKKKFEDLFRQREELEARLSQEQVLFRDLEQLRKRVDQHLMDATITDKHMTAAAEEYRFKKWQRFVSKYNLAIRKAEENRSKRQKLEELAETLSLVKKLHRLELREKELDSKLPAADLPLDKNALGKLVEQKRAEVQKSEAALTDELIRRRNLPED, encoded by the exons ATGAGTGACATCTGTGCGGAACAGATGGCCAGCAGTTCAGAACCAGTTGGTAAGCCCACACCAGAGGAGCGAAAGAAACAG GTGACAGCCTGGCTTCAAGAAATACTCGAACAAGACCCGGAAGAAATACTCGAAGAAAACCTGGAACATGATATCGATGTCTCGTTCAAGTTGATGAAACACCAAGTCGCTGCAGAAAAACAGGCGCAGGAACAAGTCAAAGTTCTGAAAGAACGAGCCAAGTTCTtcaaggaaaatg CTGAAAAACTCGAAGCAGGTCTTCGAGTTGGGAAAATTGCGCCAGGACAACTACCTCAAAAAGCACGTGAGCTTCTTAAGTCACACGCACGTGCAGCAGTTCTTCTGGGAGTTGAAGACTCGCGACCGGAAAG ctttaaaaaaaagtttgaagACCTTTTCCGACAACGTGAAGAACTGGAGGCCAGGCTGTCACAGGAGCAAGTCCTCTTCAGAGACCTGGAACAGCTTCGGAAGAGAGTGGACCAGCACTT gatggatgcAACCATCACGGACAAGCATATGACAGCTGCTGCAGAAGAATACAGGTTCAAGAAGTGGCAAAGATTTGTGAGCAAGTACAATCTTGCAATACGGAAGGCGGAG GAAAACCGAAGCAAGAGACAGAAATTGGAGGAGTTAGCTGAAACTCTTTCACTTGTCAAG AAACTCCACCGCCTTGAGCTACGGGAGAAAGAACTGGACAGCAAGCTGCCCGCCGCTGACCTGCCACTT gATAAGAATGCCCTCGGGAAGCTTGTCGAGCAAAAGAGAGCAGAGGTTCAAAAGTCTGAGGCGGCCCTGACGGACGAATTGATCAGACGAAGAAAT CTACCAGAAGATTAG